In Taeniopygia guttata chromosome Z, bTaeGut7.mat, whole genome shotgun sequence, one genomic interval encodes:
- the LOC140681827 gene encoding serine/threonine-protein kinase PAK 3-like yields the protein MLVSEGDPEAKYTELETIGRGGFGTVCMAVETATGEEVAIKKISLLEESNSEVCLNEIQIMRGNKNANLVTFVDSYLVDEELWLVMEYMDGGSLHDVIRETHMAEGEIAAVSRECLQGLDFLHSKQVIHRDIKSHNILLGLDGSVKLADFGLAAQLTAEQRKRRSAVGTTHWMAPEIFTRKPYGAKVDIWSFGIVGIEMVEGAPPYLMNTSRMVQQLISTRGTPKLQKPRQQSAWLRDFLCCCLETDEDRRWSAQELLQHPFVTSAKPTSSLTPLIMATQQFMADRRY from the exons atgctggtgagcgagggagatcctgaggctaaatacacagaactggaaacaattgGCAGAGG GGGTTTTGGCACGGTGTGCATGGCAGTGGAGACTGCCACAGGAGAAGAG gtggccataaagaaaataagtctCCTGGAAGAGAGCAACAGCGAGGTGTGCCTGAATGAAATCCAGATCATGCGTGGCAATAAGAATGCCAATCTTGTGACCTTTGTAGACAG ctacCTGGTGGATGAGGAACTCTGGCTGGTGATGGAATACATGGATGGAGGTTCTTTACACGATGTCATTAGGGAGACTCAtatggcagaaggagagataGCAGCTGTCTCTCGGGAG tgcctgcaaggcctgGATTTCCTTCACTCCAAGCAAGTGATCCACCGAGACATCAAAAGCCACAACATTCTCCTGGGCTTGGACGGCTCTGTCAAGTTGG ctgattttggccttGCTGCTCAGCTCACCGCTGAGCAGAGGAAACGAAGATCAGCTGTTGGGACTACTCACTGGATGGCGCCAGAAATTTTCACAAGGAAGCCCTACGGCGCCAAAGTGGACATCTGGTCCTTTGGAATTGTGGGGATCGAGATGGTGGAAGGAGCACCTCCTTACCTGATGAACACCTCCCGCATG gttcagCAGCTGATAAGCACCAGGGGCACCCCgaagctgcagaagcccaggcAACAGTCGGCTTGGCTGcgagactttctgtgctgctgcctggagacggACGAGGACAGGCGCTGGTCTGCCCAGGAACTTCTGCAG cATCCTTTTGTAACCTCAGCCAAGCCGACCTCCAGCCTGACGCCTCTGATCATGGCAACGCAGCAGTTTATGGCCGACAGGAGATACTAG